CTTCGCGCTCTACCACCTCAGCCTGCTGGCCCTGGACAGCGGCGACGCCAAGACCGCCCTCGCCCAAGCCGAAGCGGGCCTGCGCGCCGCGCCCGGCACCGCCTCGCTCCTGGAGGCCAAGGGCCGGGCCGAGGCCGCGGTCGGCCACGACGACGAAGCCGTCACCGACCTGCGGCGCGCGACCGCCCAGGTCCCGCAGCCCGAGTACGTGCTCGAACTCGGCGAGCTGCTCCAGTCGCTCGGCCGCGGCGACGAGGCCGAGCAGCAGTACCGGGTGCTGCGCGGCGAGTGGAAGCTGCTCACCGACAACGGTGTCGTCCTGGACGCCGACGCCGCCCTGTTCGAGGCCGACCACGGCGACCCGGCCGCCGCCGTCGCCATCGCCGAACAGGGCCTGCGGACCCGCCCGTTCCTGGACACCCACGACGCCTACGCCTGGGCCCTGCACGCCGTCGGCCGCGACGCGGAAGCACTCGACCAGTCCGACCAGGCCCTCGCCCTCGGCACCCGCAACGCCCTCTTCCACTACCATCGCGCCGCGATCCTGCGCGCACTCGGCCGGAACGACGAGGCCCGCACCGAGTTCGGGACGGCCCTGGCGACCAACCCCGCCTTCCACCCGCTGCACGCCCCCGCAGCCCGCGCCGCCCTGGCCGAACTCACGCCCGGGAGCTGAACCGCAGGCCGACGGGGCCCGTCACTTCGGTGGCGGTGCCGCCACGTGTCCCGCGTCGCCACCGAGACCGGTGTACAGATCCGTCCACCGGCGGTCGACGGCCGTCGGCGCCCTGCCGTCGCAGTACGCCTTGGTCCCGTTCGCGGTGTAGAACCGCATCATCTCCAGCACGGCCGTCGGATCCGACTTCTCGCCGCCGGTGTACCTGCTGCCCGGCTGCTGCTCCTGGTGCTGGAGGCAGGTCGGCGACGGTGTGTCGGGCTGGGCGTCGAAGCTCCCGTCCCGCTCGCTGCCGCAGCCGGTGAGCAGCGCGGCGGTGACGGCGAGGAGCAGGAACGGGGTGGGGCGGGTACGGCTGCGGTCCACGGGGGTCTTCCTTCGACGGGTACGGGCGTTCACAGGGTCGCGGGCAGGCTGCGGACGACCAGCCCCAGCCCGACGGTCAGGATCAGCAGTGCGGTGAGTAGCCCGCTGTACGGGGCGAGCCGGTGGATGCGCCCGGCTACCGGCCCGCCCTGCACCGCGGCGAGCCGGTCGCCGACCCGGACCAGGAGCAGGCCGACGGCGGTGAGGGTGGCGGCCATGCCCACGCCGTACGCGACCACCAGGGCCGCGCCGAACAGCGTCCGGCCGAGGGCGACCGCGCCCAGCAGCACCACCAGCGCGGACGGGCTGGGGACCAGACCCCCGGCGATCCCGAGACCGATCAGGCTGCGCCGACTCGCCGGGGCGGAGTCGTGCCGGTGATGGCCGCCGAACAGGCCGTGACGGTGACCGTGGTGGTTGTGCGCCAGTTCACCGACCCGGCCGTGGACGTGCGGATGACCGTGCTCGTGGCCATGCCCGTGATCGTGCGGATGACCGTGCCCGTGGTCGTGATCGTGGTGGTGCGGGTGATCGTGGTCGGCGACGGCCGTACGGGCGTGGGCGTGGTGCGGGTCGGAGCCGGTGTGGCGGCCGTCCGGCTCGGGCTCCGGGTCGTGGTCGTGCGGGGTGCCCGAAGCGTGGGCGGCCGTGTGCGCCAACTCCCTGGCCTCGGCGTTGTCGACGCCCGCTTGGGGGTGCGGAAGGCGGGCAAGCGTGCGGGCGTGGCGGGAGCGGCGGACGGCGTCGCGCAGCAGGCCCGCTCCCACCAGGGCGACCAGGGCGCCGCTGAGGACGCCCAGCCAGCCCAGCAGCACGTCACCGGCCAGCGAGGAGAACGTGGTCAGGCCCAGGCCGATGACGATGACCCCGGCAGTGTGGGTCACCGTGACGGTCGCGCCCACGGTGACGGCGTCGCGGGTGCGCCCGCGCCGGCCGGCCAGGTAGGCCGCCATCACCGTCTTGCCGTGCCCGGGCAGCAGGGCGTGCCCGGCGCCGAGCACGATGGAGAGCAGGACCGCGAGCAGGCCCAGGGGGACGGTCAGCCGCTCGGCGGCGCCGACGCTGGCGAGGCGGGTGTCCAGGCCGGCCAGCCAGGCCGTCGGCCCGGAGCCGTCCGCCCGGACGGCCCCCGCCCCCGCCGGTGCGGCGCCGCCGCCCGGCTTGGCGCGGAACCGGGCGCGGGTGACGCCGCTGGGGCTGTCCAGCAGGTCCCTCGGGTAGTCCCGCAGCTCCTTGGAGACCGACTCGGCGGGGACGTCGGAGTCCTCCAGCGACACCCCCTCGCCGCGGGCGGTGATCTCGTTCCAGCCCACCCGGCCCGCCTGGCTCCCACTGTCCACCCGGATCTCGCTCCCGGCGACGGGCAGGTGCAGGTCGGTGTGGAGCACGCATTCCAGCCGGCTGGTGCGCAGCCCGGCGGAACCGTGCTCGTAACGGAACGCCGCCGAGTCGGTCCGCCAGGTCAGCGGCTGTGCGTCCGGACCCGTCGTCACCCGCAGGCGCTGGACCGTCAGGCTGCACTGCTGGGCCGCCCAGGCCGCGCGTTCGGCGTCGTCGGCGGTGCCGTCGCCGTCGCGGTCGACCTTCGGCTGCTCCTGGAGGGTGGGGATCTCGGCGGCGTCGGTGACGGCGAGGGCCTCGACGCTGCCGGGCCGGACGGTGAGGCCGAGGTAGTGGTTGAGGGAGAAGTTGCCCAGCGGGTGGGCGTCGGCGGCGGGTGCCCCGATCGTCAGCAGGCACAGGGTGGCCGCTGCGGCGGCACCTGTTCTGGCAAGGAATCGCGCTGCCGCCACACGGGCCTCCAGGAACACGGCCGGACGGCGCACGACCGGCGGACCCGGCCCGGCACAGGAGCGGAAACGGGGCAAGACGCCCCAGAGCCACCTTCGCGCCCGCCCGCCCCGCCCAGCACCGGTACCGCCCCGACCTGCCGGGGGATCATCCGCACGGCGCAACCACGCCGCCGAGAACCCTCCCGGGCCGGAGCCGGAGGCTCCCGCTCCCGGTCCCACGGCGGACCGGACGCCAACCACGCACTCTCACACGCCCCCGGCGCGCCCCGTGACAGGGCCACTTCCTGCGGTGATAGTGCACGTACGAGCCGGACGCACCCGCGCGGACACTCGCCCCACGCCGGAAGGACGCCCGTGGCCTCCTCACCCGCCCCCCTCACCCAGCCGCAGGCCACCCCACACGCGAAGGTCCCCATCACCCGCCGGGAGTGGCGTCGCCTGGCGGGGATGGCCGCGTTCATCGTCGCCCTGCACGTCATCGGTTGGATCGTCCTGGTCACCGTCGTCGCGCCCGCGCACCACGCCCTGGGCACCAAGACCTTCGGCGTCGGAATCGGCGTCACCGCCTACACACTCGGCATGCGCCACGCCTTCGACGCCGACCACATCGCCGCCATCGACAACACCACCCGCAAGCTCATGGAACAGCGCAAGCGGCCGCTGTCGGTCGGCTTCTGGTTCTCCCTCGGGCATTCGTCC
The DNA window shown above is from Streptomyces sp. TLI_171 and carries:
- a CDS encoding tetratricopeptide repeat protein; translated protein: MNRPRLLPAAVATALGVGLFLAGGLGLAPQGGRAPAGQERPAGQDASGAGLAADIRGFQEHLKNTPGDALAMASLGLAYVQQARITADPSYYPKADEILTRSLNTDPAENFTAMAGMAALAAARHDFTAALDWSQRAVAINPDSSTLYGTLADAYTQLGRYPESFDAVQRMVDLKPGTPSLARASYTWELRGDIAAATATMKRALDDANTSADRAFALYHLSLLALDSGDAKTALAQAEAGLRAAPGTASLLEAKGRAEAAVGHDDEAVTDLRRATAQVPQPEYVLELGELLQSLGRGDEAEQQYRVLRGEWKLLTDNGVVLDADAALFEADHGDPAAAVAIAEQGLRTRPFLDTHDAYAWALHAVGRDAEALDQSDQALALGTRNALFHYHRAAILRALGRNDEARTEFGTALATNPAFHPLHAPAARAALAELTPGS
- a CDS encoding nickel/cobalt transporter; this translates as MAAARFLARTGAAAAATLCLLTIGAPAADAHPLGNFSLNHYLGLTVRPGSVEALAVTDAAEIPTLQEQPKVDRDGDGTADDAERAAWAAQQCSLTVQRLRVTTGPDAQPLTWRTDSAAFRYEHGSAGLRTSRLECVLHTDLHLPVAGSEIRVDSGSQAGRVGWNEITARGEGVSLEDSDVPAESVSKELRDYPRDLLDSPSGVTRARFRAKPGGGAAPAGAGAVRADGSGPTAWLAGLDTRLASVGAAERLTVPLGLLAVLLSIVLGAGHALLPGHGKTVMAAYLAGRRGRTRDAVTVGATVTVTHTAGVIVIGLGLTTFSSLAGDVLLGWLGVLSGALVALVGAGLLRDAVRRSRHARTLARLPHPQAGVDNAEARELAHTAAHASGTPHDHDPEPEPDGRHTGSDPHHAHARTAVADHDHPHHHDHDHGHGHPHDHGHGHEHGHPHVHGRVGELAHNHHGHRHGLFGGHHRHDSAPASRRSLIGLGIAGGLVPSPSALVVLLGAVALGRTLFGAALVVAYGVGMAATLTAVGLLLVRVGDRLAAVQGGPVAGRIHRLAPYSGLLTALLILTVGLGLVVRSLPATL